Proteins encoded by one window of Blastopirellula marina:
- a CDS encoding dihydrodipicolinate synthase family protein, with protein MNDKSQVFRGCIPALMTPCQKDGTPNFEALVAKGKELIDVGMSAVVYCGSMGDWPLLTDAQRQEGVRQLTAAGVPVVVGTGAQNPKLAAAHAAHAKEVGAAGLMVIPRVLSRGTSKTAQRDHFSAILTAAGDLPAVIYNSPYYGFETKADLFFDLRREFSNLVGFKEFGGANSLTYAAEHITGTNPDLVLMVGVDTQVYHGFIRCNAKGAITGVGNALPKEVLRLVELCEKGAAGCAQSRKLAWELNEALTVLSTFDEGPDLVLYYKYLMVLEGNPEYEHHFNETDKLSPSQRDYLKAQWELFRKWWDSWPGSQG; from the coding sequence GTGAACGATAAATCGCAAGTATTCCGCGGCTGTATTCCAGCACTCATGACCCCGTGCCAGAAAGATGGTACGCCCAACTTCGAGGCACTGGTCGCCAAAGGCAAAGAGCTGATCGACGTCGGCATGTCGGCGGTCGTCTATTGCGGGTCGATGGGAGACTGGCCGCTGCTGACCGATGCCCAGCGTCAGGAAGGGGTTCGGCAACTCACGGCGGCTGGCGTGCCCGTGGTCGTTGGCACTGGAGCCCAGAATCCGAAGCTCGCCGCGGCGCATGCGGCTCATGCGAAAGAAGTGGGCGCTGCCGGGTTGATGGTCATTCCGCGGGTTCTTTCACGCGGGACTTCCAAGACTGCTCAGCGCGATCACTTCTCGGCCATCCTCACCGCGGCAGGCGACTTGCCGGCGGTGATTTACAACAGCCCCTACTACGGTTTTGAAACCAAAGCCGACTTGTTCTTCGACCTGCGACGCGAATTTTCCAACCTGGTCGGTTTCAAGGAATTCGGCGGAGCGAACTCGCTGACCTACGCTGCCGAACACATCACTGGTACCAACCCAGACCTGGTGTTGATGGTGGGTGTCGACACGCAGGTCTACCACGGCTTTATTCGCTGCAATGCCAAGGGGGCGATCACCGGTGTGGGCAATGCCTTGCCGAAAGAGGTGCTGCGATTGGTCGAATTGTGCGAGAAAGGAGCCGCGGGGTGTGCCCAGTCACGTAAACTCGCGTGGGAATTGAACGAAGCATTGACCGTTCTGTCGACCTTCGACGAAGGGCCGGACCTGGTGCTGTATTACAAGTACCTGATGGTCCTGGAAGGAAATCCCGAGTACGAGCATCACTTCAACGAAACCGACAAGCTGAGCCCCAGTCAGCGAGACTACTTGAAAGCACAGTGGGAACTGTTCCGCAAATGGTGGGATTCGTGGCCTGGCTCGCAAGGTTAG
- a CDS encoding sulfatase, which yields MILFSTIATISQAADDAKRPDRNVIFFITDDESPTLGCYGDKVAVTPTIDALAKDGTLFRNAFATTASCSASRSVVLTGLHNHMNGQYGHTHHFHKFSSYHDVVSLALPRLMAQAGYRTGLCGKYHVAPEAVFHFEKTIPGNTRSPVEMANNCKDFITADSDKPFFLYFATSDPHRGGGVDKTSPLELKPDLFGNKPNKKAYPGIEEVFYDPAEVPIPEFLSDTPDTRAELSQYYQAVSRIDQGLKRLVDILKENGLYDKTMIIFTADHGMAFSGGKTTVYEGGLRVPFVVRNPYEKKRGVETDAMISHVDITPSILDFAGGLDREAQRPKHPINANAFWKERGEALQENRNGGNKFDQYHGKSWIPLLGDPEATTHDSIFASHTFHEIQMYYPMRVYRDKHFKLIWNIAHKLDYPFASDLWAASSWQAQYQKGEDAPYGNKTVGEYIHRPEFEFFNIETDPEETLNLANDPAYAEKLEEYKAKLKAKQKELDDPWIMKWSYQ from the coding sequence CTGATTCTGTTCTCTACGATCGCCACGATCAGCCAGGCAGCCGATGACGCCAAGCGTCCTGATCGTAACGTCATCTTCTTCATCACCGATGACGAAAGCCCCACGCTGGGTTGCTATGGCGACAAAGTTGCCGTGACGCCAACCATCGACGCATTGGCCAAGGACGGAACGCTGTTTCGCAACGCGTTTGCAACTACGGCCAGTTGCAGTGCCAGTCGCTCGGTGGTGTTGACCGGCCTGCACAATCATATGAATGGCCAGTACGGTCATACGCACCACTTCCACAAGTTTTCTTCGTACCACGATGTGGTCAGCCTGGCTCTGCCACGCTTGATGGCTCAGGCCGGCTATCGCACCGGTCTGTGCGGCAAGTATCACGTGGCACCGGAAGCGGTCTTCCACTTCGAGAAGACGATCCCCGGCAACACGCGTTCACCAGTCGAGATGGCCAACAACTGCAAGGACTTCATCACGGCCGACAGCGACAAGCCGTTCTTCCTGTACTTTGCCACCAGCGATCCGCACCGCGGCGGTGGAGTGGATAAGACTTCACCCTTGGAACTGAAGCCAGACCTCTTTGGCAACAAGCCCAACAAGAAGGCTTACCCAGGCATCGAAGAAGTCTTCTACGATCCCGCCGAGGTCCCCATTCCCGAGTTCCTTTCCGACACGCCTGATACTCGCGCAGAACTGTCGCAGTACTACCAGGCCGTTTCGCGTATCGATCAGGGTTTAAAGCGACTGGTCGATATCCTGAAAGAGAACGGCCTGTACGACAAGACGATGATCATCTTTACGGCCGACCACGGCATGGCGTTCTCAGGCGGTAAAACCACGGTTTACGAAGGTGGCCTGCGTGTTCCTTTCGTCGTGCGTAATCCATACGAGAAGAAGCGTGGCGTTGAAACGGATGCGATGATCAGCCACGTCGACATCACCCCTTCGATCCTGGACTTCGCAGGCGGATTGGATCGCGAAGCACAGCGTCCGAAGCACCCGATTAATGCCAATGCGTTCTGGAAGGAACGTGGCGAGGCCCTGCAAGAGAATCGCAACGGCGGCAACAAGTTCGATCAATATCACGGCAAGTCGTGGATTCCGCTCTTAGGCGACCCAGAAGCGACAACGCACGATTCGATCTTCGCGTCGCACACGTTCCACGAGATCCAGATGTACTACCCCATGCGAGTCTATCGCGACAAGCACTTCAAGTTGATCTGGAACATCGCTCATAAGCTGGACTACCCTTTCGCGTCGGACCTGTGGGCCGCTTCAAGCTGGCAGGCACAGTATCAGAAGGGGGAAGATGCTCCTTACGGTAACAAGACCGTAGGCGAGTACATTCATCGTCCCGAGTTCGAGTTTTTCAACATCGAGACCGATCCCGAAGAAACGCTGAACCTGGCCAACGATCCGGCCTACGCCGAGAAACTGGAAGAGTACAAGGCCAAGCTCAAAGCCAAGCAAAAAGAACTCGACGATCCTTGGATCATGAAGTGGAGCTACCAATAA
- a CDS encoding NAD(P)/FAD-dependent oxidoreductase, with translation MITPSHPERVLIVGSGIVGIACAHYLSKQGLKVTVIDRGTIAGACSHGNCGYICPSHVLPLTEPEAVRTAAKSLLQPNAPFRVKPRFSPAMWNWMWQFARRCNHKQMLSAGAALKSILDASMSEYRRLVQEESLDCEWKETGLLYVLQTEKGMRSFAETDRFLTDHFGVSAQRLDGSELSRFEPALNDNLAGAFHYSGDASVRPDRLNADWTGKLKQRGVTFLENCELQHIEKENGRIVCLHTSHGALDADQFVIATGAWSTRLGKSLECRIPIEPGKGYSVTMSRPSKCPQYPMLLPEHKVGVSPFEGGYRLGSMMEFCGYDESIPEKRIEQLRQSARPYLRTPDTPETHSTWYGWRPMTWDSLPIIGQVPRLKNAYLATGHNMLGLSMATATGRLVSEMMTQLTPHIDPEPYSPLRFA, from the coding sequence ATGATTACCCCCTCGCATCCTGAACGCGTGCTGATTGTCGGTTCTGGGATTGTCGGAATTGCCTGTGCCCACTATCTCTCGAAACAGGGATTGAAGGTCACCGTGATCGACCGCGGGACGATCGCCGGTGCGTGTTCGCATGGCAACTGCGGCTACATTTGCCCCAGCCACGTCTTGCCCCTGACCGAGCCGGAGGCCGTGCGTACCGCTGCGAAATCCTTGCTGCAGCCGAATGCTCCGTTCCGCGTGAAACCACGCTTCAGTCCGGCGATGTGGAACTGGATGTGGCAGTTCGCGCGGCGCTGTAACCATAAGCAGATGCTTTCGGCTGGGGCCGCGCTCAAGTCGATCCTCGATGCTTCGATGAGCGAGTATCGACGCCTGGTTCAGGAAGAGTCGCTCGACTGCGAGTGGAAAGAGACTGGCCTACTGTATGTCCTGCAAACCGAGAAGGGCATGCGATCGTTCGCCGAGACCGATCGCTTCCTGACCGATCACTTTGGTGTTTCCGCCCAGCGTCTCGACGGCAGCGAGCTTTCCCGTTTCGAGCCAGCGTTGAACGACAACCTGGCCGGCGCGTTCCATTACTCCGGCGATGCTTCGGTACGGCCAGATCGACTAAATGCCGACTGGACGGGCAAGCTCAAGCAGCGCGGGGTGACGTTTCTGGAAAACTGCGAATTACAACACATCGAGAAAGAGAACGGCCGCATCGTTTGCCTGCATACCTCGCACGGCGCGCTGGATGCCGATCAGTTTGTGATTGCGACCGGTGCCTGGAGCACGCGACTGGGCAAGTCGCTGGAGTGCCGTATTCCGATCGAACCTGGCAAGGGATATTCGGTGACGATGTCGAGACCATCGAAGTGCCCCCAGTACCCGATGCTTCTGCCGGAACACAAAGTGGGCGTTTCGCCCTTTGAAGGGGGTTACCGCTTGGGATCGATGATGGAGTTCTGCGGATACGACGAATCGATTCCAGAGAAACGGATTGAGCAGCTTCGCCAGTCGGCCAGACCCTACCTACGGACGCCGGATACCCCGGAAACACATTCGACCTGGTACGGCTGGCGGCCCATGACCTGGGATAGCCTGCCCATCATCGGGCAAGTTCCACGTCTGAAGAACGCCTACCTGGCGACCGGGCACAACATGTTAGGACTGAGCATGGCCACGGCGACCGGGCGTCTGGTGAGCGAAATGATGACACAATTGACACCGCACATCGATCCCGAACCGTACTCCCCCCTTCGATTTGCCTAG
- a CDS encoding AraC family transcriptional regulator — MITEIQEILGQLDKPFTGEELFDHLPDIVFFIKNTKGQYLVVNNTLVQRCGAHSKSDLLGRLPGEVLRPPLAQSFEDQDRKVLETGQPLVGQLELHFYATRDVGWCLTSKLPLRSRTGEVVGLVGVSQDLRLPDLSTDEYQHVIAAINFAEANLHDPPSVADLADIAEMSPYQLDRRMRRVFGLTTGQWLLKLRIDLAQRRLRTSDESISSIAMQAGYSDQSAFTRQFRRATGMSPRDYRNARRG, encoded by the coding sequence ATGATCACGGAAATACAGGAAATTCTCGGTCAGTTGGACAAGCCGTTCACCGGCGAAGAGCTGTTCGACCACCTGCCTGACATTGTGTTTTTTATCAAAAACACGAAAGGCCAGTACCTGGTCGTCAACAACACGCTCGTCCAACGCTGCGGCGCTCATAGCAAGAGCGATCTGCTGGGACGCCTGCCTGGCGAGGTGTTGCGACCACCACTTGCGCAAAGCTTCGAGGACCAGGACCGCAAAGTGCTGGAAACGGGGCAACCGTTGGTCGGTCAGTTGGAACTTCATTTCTATGCGACCCGTGACGTGGGGTGGTGCTTGACCAGCAAGTTGCCGCTGCGCAGTCGCACTGGGGAAGTGGTCGGCCTGGTGGGTGTTTCGCAAGACCTGCGACTTCCGGATCTTTCGACCGATGAATATCAGCACGTGATTGCCGCCATCAATTTTGCGGAAGCCAACCTGCATGATCCCCCCAGCGTTGCCGACCTGGCCGATATTGCGGAGATGTCCCCTTACCAGCTCGACCGCCGCATGCGACGCGTGTTCGGTTTAACGACCGGGCAGTGGCTGTTGAAACTGCGGATCGACCTGGCTCAGCGCCGCCTGAGGACCTCGGACGAGTCGATCTCGAGCATCGCCATGCAGGCCGGTTATTCCGACCAAAGCGCCTTCACGCGGCAGTTTCGTCGTGCGACCGGTATGTCTCCGCGCGACTACCGCAATGCGCGGCGCGGTTAG
- a CDS encoding AraC family transcriptional regulator, translating to MKYEFQEGLLEQIFDCLGDVVYCVKDLQGRYTFVNHAFAERIGVADPAELIGKQASQYFPAELAKVYDDQDREVIRTGQPLKDQLELISQADGSRGWYLSNKFPLLNKTGETIGLVGVSQDLNQPSDSDLELADLNVVVDYIRQHIAQPLKTEELAEVVHLSVTQLDRRMRRVFRLSTKKFVMKYRLDLAQQLLLSSEKSLSEIALECGFSDQSAFTRHFGAAANQTPLAYRKSHQKLG from the coding sequence ATGAAATACGAGTTTCAAGAGGGACTACTCGAGCAGATTTTCGACTGCCTGGGGGACGTGGTTTATTGCGTGAAAGATCTGCAAGGACGCTACACGTTCGTGAACCATGCGTTCGCCGAACGGATAGGGGTGGCCGACCCGGCCGAGTTGATCGGCAAGCAGGCTTCTCAGTATTTCCCAGCGGAACTTGCTAAAGTTTACGACGACCAGGACCGGGAAGTGATCCGCACCGGGCAGCCATTGAAAGATCAATTGGAACTAATCTCTCAAGCCGATGGCTCGCGAGGCTGGTATTTATCGAACAAGTTCCCCCTGCTTAACAAAACGGGGGAAACGATCGGCCTGGTGGGTGTTTCGCAAGACCTGAATCAGCCCAGCGACAGCGATCTGGAACTGGCAGATTTGAATGTCGTTGTCGACTACATCCGACAGCACATCGCCCAGCCACTGAAGACGGAAGAGCTGGCCGAAGTGGTTCATCTATCGGTAACCCAGCTCGATCGGCGAATGCGGCGCGTGTTCCGTCTTTCGACCAAAAAGTTCGTGATGAAGTACCGACTGGACTTGGCCCAGCAACTGTTGTTATCCAGCGAAAAGTCCTTGTCCGAGATTGCTTTGGAGTGCGGTTTTAGCGACCAAAGCGCCTTCACCCGGCACTTTGGTGCCGCAGCCAACCAAACCCCGCTCGCGTACCGAAAGTCGCACCAGAAGCTGGGTTAG
- a CDS encoding sodium:solute symporter family transporter gives MLLRRILCRQALLLVAATLLFATSTGESQAETQLDWTQLPDLPSELGVAGPFAGISNDALIVAGGANFPRPVWESNKQWVDAIHVLVRTSDGYSWKEGGTLPRPTAYGASVSTKLGVLCLGGNDTEDVFAEAYFLKWNGQKIETIACAPLPQPTVYAQAAMIGDTVYVACGQSKPELTSATSSLWSLDLSQPGSPQDFQWKELPPLPGPTRAFAMVAAQHDGFHDAIYVMGGRRDANGQTEFLTDVWQFVPKTNTWHQRKDAPRAMMAGEAIGVGQSHIFVLASADESNWGKEDQLRDNHPGFPQEAFAYHTITDSWARIGETPACPVTTTAVRWGDSVILPSGEVRPRVRSPHIWKITASTPAKSFGVLNYLVLFGYLLAMVGIGVYFTQKNKNTDDYFRGGKQIPWWAAGCSIFATMLSSLTFTGLPSKAFAQDWVYAVSNFTIPVVAILAVYVALPFYRRIDATSAYEYLEMRFGRLTRMFASMSFVFFHLFRMAIVMSLTALALAVATPLTPVQSVLLMGVLSIVYCTMGGIEAVIWTDTIQTFVLLGGAILALVLLIGGVDGGFAGFWDIAQSADKFNMVNSNWDVTNAQVALWVILAGAVAQNISSYTADQAVVQRYVTTSTEQLAARSIWMSAILTIPATILFFGIGTALFAFYQSQPGKLDPLITTDQIFPLFIAREIPVGLAGLIVAGVFAAAQSTVSTSMNSSATTIIVDFLRPLRFCTTERGYLYAARTCTFLVGTIGTLLALLFVNPDIRSLFDAFIMILGIFMGILGGLFLLGAFTRRTNQLGALCGALFGAAAMLALWKFTRVNSFVYPAAGLTVCFVVGYVASLFTGGAPPNLAGLTIYDAPSSDDERAMPTTTSQTN, from the coding sequence ATGCTCCTTCGACGGATTCTTTGCCGGCAAGCTCTCCTTCTCGTTGCGGCAACGCTTCTCTTTGCGACCTCTACTGGCGAGAGCCAGGCAGAAACGCAACTCGATTGGACGCAGCTACCAGACCTGCCCAGCGAACTGGGCGTTGCCGGCCCCTTTGCCGGCATCAGCAACGACGCGTTGATTGTCGCCGGTGGGGCAAACTTTCCGCGCCCCGTCTGGGAGTCGAACAAACAGTGGGTCGATGCCATCCACGTATTGGTTCGCACGAGTGATGGTTACAGCTGGAAAGAAGGAGGCACGCTCCCTCGCCCTACCGCGTACGGAGCAAGCGTCAGCACGAAGCTGGGTGTACTGTGCTTGGGTGGCAATGACACAGAAGACGTTTTCGCCGAAGCGTACTTTTTGAAATGGAATGGTCAAAAGATCGAGACGATCGCGTGTGCTCCCCTGCCCCAACCCACCGTCTATGCCCAGGCCGCTATGATCGGCGATACGGTCTATGTTGCCTGCGGACAGAGTAAGCCAGAGCTTACCAGTGCGACCAGTTCGTTGTGGAGCCTGGACCTTTCGCAGCCGGGCAGCCCGCAGGACTTCCAGTGGAAAGAGCTGCCCCCGCTGCCAGGGCCGACGCGGGCATTCGCGATGGTTGCTGCTCAGCACGATGGCTTCCACGATGCGATCTACGTAATGGGAGGACGCCGTGACGCCAATGGGCAAACGGAATTCCTCACCGACGTTTGGCAGTTCGTTCCTAAGACCAATACCTGGCACCAGCGCAAAGATGCTCCCAGGGCCATGATGGCCGGCGAAGCGATCGGTGTGGGACAGAGTCATATCTTCGTGCTTGCCAGTGCCGACGAAAGCAATTGGGGCAAAGAAGACCAGCTTAGGGACAACCACCCAGGCTTTCCCCAAGAAGCATTCGCTTACCACACCATCACCGACTCGTGGGCCCGCATTGGCGAAACACCTGCCTGTCCCGTAACGACGACCGCCGTGCGGTGGGGAGATTCCGTTATCCTGCCCAGCGGAGAGGTACGTCCTCGTGTTCGTTCGCCCCACATCTGGAAGATCACCGCCAGCACACCAGCCAAGAGCTTTGGGGTTTTGAATTACCTGGTGCTGTTTGGCTACCTGCTGGCCATGGTGGGCATTGGGGTTTACTTCACCCAGAAGAATAAGAACACCGACGACTACTTTCGCGGCGGCAAGCAGATCCCCTGGTGGGCCGCTGGCTGTAGCATCTTTGCGACTATGCTCAGCTCGTTGACGTTCACCGGGCTCCCTTCGAAAGCATTCGCACAAGATTGGGTGTATGCCGTCTCGAATTTCACGATTCCCGTGGTTGCGATTCTGGCGGTTTACGTCGCGTTACCCTTCTATCGTCGCATCGACGCAACCAGTGCCTACGAGTACCTGGAAATGCGTTTTGGTCGTTTGACGCGGATGTTTGCCAGTATGAGCTTCGTCTTCTTCCATCTTTTTCGGATGGCAATCGTGATGTCTCTCACCGCGTTGGCTTTGGCGGTGGCCACGCCTCTGACGCCGGTGCAATCGGTTCTGCTGATGGGCGTGCTGAGCATCGTCTACTGCACGATGGGTGGGATCGAGGCGGTAATCTGGACCGATACGATCCAAACGTTTGTCTTGCTGGGCGGTGCTATCTTGGCGCTGGTCTTATTGATAGGTGGGGTCGATGGTGGTTTCGCTGGTTTTTGGGATATTGCCCAATCGGCCGACAAGTTCAATATGGTGAACTCCAATTGGGACGTCACCAACGCCCAGGTTGCGTTGTGGGTGATCCTGGCCGGAGCCGTCGCGCAGAACATTTCTTCTTACACCGCAGATCAGGCCGTCGTGCAGCGATACGTCACAACATCGACCGAGCAACTAGCGGCTCGTTCGATTTGGATGAGTGCGATACTCACTATCCCGGCCACGATTTTATTCTTTGGGATCGGTACGGCGCTATTCGCCTTTTACCAAAGCCAGCCAGGAAAGCTTGATCCGCTGATTACAACCGATCAGATCTTTCCCCTGTTTATCGCGCGCGAAATACCTGTCGGTCTGGCAGGTTTGATCGTGGCTGGCGTCTTCGCGGCTGCCCAGTCGACTGTTTCGACCAGCATGAACTCGTCGGCGACGACAATCATCGTTGACTTTCTGCGGCCACTTCGCTTCTGCACGACCGAACGTGGATACTTGTACGCCGCCAGGACCTGTACGTTTCTGGTGGGGACGATCGGAACGCTTCTGGCGTTGCTATTTGTCAATCCGGATATTCGTTCGCTGTTCGATGCGTTCATTATGATCCTGGGGATCTTCATGGGCATCTTGGGCGGACTGTTTCTGTTGGGAGCATTTACCCGGCGAACGAATCAACTGGGCGCGCTGTGCGGCGCGTTGTTCGGAGCCGCGGCTATGTTGGCCTTGTGGAAATTCACCAGGGTCAACAGCTTCGTTTATCCGGCGGCGGGATTAACGGTTTGCTTTGTAGTCGGGTACGTGGCGAGCCTTTTCACGGGTGGTGCCCCGCCGAATCTGGCGGGGCTGACGATTTACGATGCTCCTTCCAGCGATGACGAACGGGCGATGCCGACAACCACTAGCCAGACCAACTAA